Genomic DNA from Pseudomonas fitomaticsae:
TTCGCGTCGAGTTCTTTCACCCGGGCGTAGGACTGTTCGCTGTCGAGTTTTTCGGTGACATGGTTGTAGGCCACAAGCGACACGCCGGTGTATTCCCAGAGCATGTCCAGTTGCCCGCTTTCGTGAGCGCTGCGGGCCAGGTTGCTGCCCAGACCACCGGTGATCTGCGCGTCGTAGCCTTTGCTGCGCAGGTATTGGGCGGTGATTTCCGCGAGCAGGGTCTGCTCGGTGAACACCCGGGCTCCGAGGCGAATGAGCGGCTTTTCCGCCGCCTGGGCCAATCCTGCGAACAGCAGGGCGCAGCCTAAGATCAAGCTAAGTCGTTTCATGAATATTCCTTTGCCGAAGCCTTAAGACGGGCGCAAACCGCGTTCCAGCCAGAGACGGCTGGCGAGGGTGACCACGCCATCGAGCAGCAGGGCCAGCAGCGCGGTGCACGCGGCGCCGAGCAGCAGTTGCGGCTGATTGTTCAGGGCGATGCCGGGGAAAATCAGGCTGCCGAGGCTGTTGGCGCCGATCAGGAAGGCCAGCGGCGCGGTACCGACGTTGATCGCCAGCGCCACCCGCACGCCGCCGACGATGATCGGCACGGCGTTGGGCAACTCGACTTTCCACAGCACCTGGCGCGGCGTCATGCCGATCCCGACGGCGGCCTCTTTCAGCGAGCCCTGGACGTTTTTCAGGCCTTCGTAGGTGTTGCGCACAATCGGCAAAAGCGAGGCGAGGAACAAAGCGAAGATCGCCGGGCCGCTGCCGATGCCGAGAATCCCCAGGGCAATCGCCAGCACGGCCAGCGGAGGCACGGTGTTGCCGATGTTGAAGATTTGCATGAAGCGTTCGGCGCGGCCGACCATGGTCGGGCGGCTCAGGAAGATACCGGCGGGGATGCCCACAACCAGGGCGGCCAGCATTGAAGCGAGGACAAGAATCAGATGAGCTTGCAGGTAAAACAACAAATCGTCGCGGTAGTGTTCGATCGTGTTGATGCCGATCCAGTGGACCAGCAGGGCCAGGAGCGCGATCACCACCGCACCTCCCATCAGCCCTTTGCCATAGCGGATAGCCACAGGCGGACTCCTTTTTTTAGTCGGCGAACGCAGTCCCGTGTTCAGTGGCCGGGGTGGTCAATTTTGTTAGCCCAACTTCGGCGCCAGAAGTTCATATCCTGCGTTGCTGTTCCTCGCCATAGCGAGCTATGACTCGTCACAGCGCCTTGGCTATGAACTGCTGGCATCCAAATTTGAGCCAACAAAATTGACCACCCCGGCCACCTGCCAAGCCTTGGCTGCCGGGAGAGTCGTTCGCGAGAAGCAGCTTTTTTTCAGCCCGGCAAAAGCGGTCCGAAAGCGAGCCATGAGCGCAGCCTCGTCAGGCTAACTTGCTGATTTTTCAGCCCCTGACGAATTGTCGTAACAGGGGATGGACGTCTCCGTGCTTTAAAAGGTTCCCATCTGAGGCAGCATTTGGCCACCCTTAATGTGCTCAACGGTTCGGTTATTGAATCGAGTTGGGCTATAATCGCCGCCCTTTTTTGAATCACCGCCAGGCGATTTCCCATGACCAGACAGGCCGCCGAAGTCGCGAAACGCCGCACTTTCGCCATTATTTCCCACCCCGATGCCGGTAAAACGACCATCACCGAAAAGCTCTTGCTGATGGGCAAGGCGATTGCCGTGGCCGGTACGGTGAAATCCCGTAAATCCGACCGCCACGCGACATCCGACTGGATGGAGATGGAAAAGCAGCGGGG
This window encodes:
- a CDS encoding ABC transporter permease; amino-acid sequence: MGGAVVIALLALLVHWIGINTIEHYRDDLLFYLQAHLILVLASMLAALVVGIPAGIFLSRPTMVGRAERFMQIFNIGNTVPPLAVLAIALGILGIGSGPAIFALFLASLLPIVRNTYEGLKNVQGSLKEAAVGIGMTPRQVLWKVELPNAVPIIVGGVRVALAINVGTAPLAFLIGANSLGSLIFPGIALNNQPQLLLGAACTALLALLLDGVVTLASRLWLERGLRPS